A single Elusimicrobiota bacterium DNA region contains:
- a CDS encoding class IV adenylate cyclase: MARNIEIKARIASVEALAPKVAAIADQGPKESFYILSPTNSPETLREALSLAYGQAGRVLKRRTLYLVGRTRVHLDRVEGLGHFLELEVVLKDDEAAEAGTQVAQGLMAKLGVEAEQLVQGAYNDLLNRAARSGA; this comes from the coding sequence ATGGCGCGCAACATAGAGATCAAAGCCCGCATCGCCAGCGTCGAAGCCCTCGCACCCAAGGTCGCCGCCATCGCCGACCAAGGCCCCAAGGAATCCTTCTATATCCTATCGCCCACAAATTCCCCCGAGACCCTGCGCGAAGCCCTGTCCCTCGCCTACGGCCAAGCCGGCCGCGTCCTCAAGCGCCGCACCCTCTACCTCGTCGGCAGGACCCGCGTCCACCTCGACCGCGTCGAAGGCCTCGGCCACTTCCTGGAGCTCGAGGTCGTGCTCAAGGACGATGAGGCAGCGGAAGCTGGCACCCAGGTGGCCCAAGGCCTCATGGCCAAGCTCGGCGTGGAGGCCGAGCAGCTCGTCCAAGGCGCGTACAACGACCTTCTAAATCGCGCCGCCCGGTCAGGCGCGTAA
- a CDS encoding patatin-like phospholipase family protein: protein MTPEELAAWEPFLKAIPLFAGLSSADVARVARRMQALSLPKGATLYSEGSTSDAFYIITSGQVRTVRTVGGREVVDAFLGRGETLGEGGLLTGEPHLHAAKLDTTTEFLKLLRKDFESLLRKNPSILLHLSRLLARRLVRAHNPAPGAPAQLIALSASLPGPDRRLLAVHLGLQLVSQTRRRVFLADLSSDAGGVAQTLGLKPRPAERLAADPGHVHEHAWVEGLIQTHPSGLEVLSFPASVLAGRLYGGLYHFLNFLREGRDIVLVCCDEPSSDVERSILAEADRVLWAGGRGAPGLLAGAQAAMRAAVPETAKVLGLWLGDPPGADEGFGPGIERVVLPWPDDLGARLERTGSPYEAMDGRPRTLRAVERLARRLGGVRLGLALGAGAALGHSYIGMLKVFAREHIPIDVVAGTSAGALIGGWLAAGLEPEQMVHAALRMDKAWLYENLFWDITLPRSGFFAGQTLLRFLRTFFGEKEFAELELPFACVATDIETGEAVVLREGRVAEAVRASCGLPIIYAPMHLGGRYLVDGGLVDPVPVRVAAELGADLLVAVNLTLPAAARNPRRRQQGLLEASLELDFARLRELTLPAALQAPNMLQVFNQTLHTMEYEIARTRMEFAHVAIQPDLSAFLWTETHRSREIIRAGERVAEQYVPQIKALLPFFTQLGKVPRRPSSPLQP from the coding sequence ATGACCCCCGAAGAGCTCGCCGCCTGGGAGCCCTTCCTCAAGGCCATCCCCCTCTTCGCCGGCCTCTCCAGCGCGGACGTCGCCCGCGTGGCGCGCCGCATGCAGGCCCTCTCTTTGCCCAAAGGCGCCACCCTCTACTCCGAAGGCTCCACTTCCGACGCCTTCTACATCATCACCTCCGGCCAAGTCCGCACCGTGCGCACGGTCGGCGGACGCGAGGTCGTCGACGCCTTCCTCGGCCGCGGCGAGACCCTCGGCGAAGGCGGCCTGCTCACCGGCGAGCCCCACCTCCACGCCGCCAAGCTCGACACCACCACCGAGTTCCTCAAGCTCCTGCGCAAGGACTTCGAGAGCCTCCTGCGCAAGAACCCCTCCATCCTCCTGCACCTCTCCCGCCTGCTCGCCCGGCGCCTGGTGCGCGCCCATAACCCCGCCCCCGGCGCGCCGGCCCAGCTCATCGCCCTGAGCGCCTCTTTGCCCGGCCCCGACCGCAGGCTCCTGGCCGTGCACCTGGGCCTCCAGCTCGTGTCCCAGACCCGGCGGCGGGTCTTCCTCGCCGACCTCTCTTCCGACGCCGGAGGCGTGGCCCAGACCTTGGGCCTCAAGCCCCGGCCCGCGGAGAGGCTCGCGGCCGACCCCGGGCACGTGCATGAGCACGCCTGGGTCGAGGGCCTCATCCAGACGCATCCCTCGGGCCTGGAGGTCCTGAGCTTCCCCGCCTCGGTCCTGGCCGGCCGGCTCTACGGCGGGCTCTACCACTTCCTGAACTTCCTGCGCGAAGGCCGCGACATCGTGCTGGTCTGCTGCGACGAGCCCTCCAGCGACGTGGAGCGCTCCATCCTCGCCGAGGCCGACCGCGTGCTCTGGGCCGGCGGTCGCGGCGCGCCCGGCCTGCTCGCCGGCGCCCAGGCGGCCATGCGCGCGGCCGTGCCCGAGACCGCCAAGGTCCTCGGACTCTGGCTGGGCGACCCGCCGGGCGCCGACGAAGGCTTCGGCCCCGGCATCGAGCGCGTCGTCCTGCCCTGGCCCGATGACCTGGGCGCGCGCCTGGAGCGCACCGGCTCCCCCTACGAGGCCATGGACGGCCGTCCCCGCACGCTGCGCGCCGTGGAGCGCCTGGCCCGCCGCCTGGGCGGGGTGCGCCTGGGACTGGCCCTGGGAGCGGGCGCGGCTCTGGGCCACTCCTATATCGGCATGCTCAAGGTCTTCGCCCGCGAGCATATCCCCATCGACGTCGTGGCTGGGACCTCGGCCGGGGCCCTCATCGGAGGCTGGCTCGCCGCGGGCCTGGAGCCCGAGCAGATGGTGCACGCCGCCCTGCGCATGGACAAGGCCTGGCTCTACGAGAACCTCTTCTGGGATATCACTCTGCCGCGCTCCGGATTCTTCGCCGGGCAGACTTTGCTGCGCTTCCTGCGCACCTTCTTCGGCGAGAAGGAGTTCGCCGAGTTGGAGCTCCCCTTCGCCTGCGTGGCCACGGACATCGAGACCGGCGAGGCGGTGGTCCTGCGCGAGGGCCGGGTGGCCGAGGCCGTCCGGGCCTCCTGCGGCCTGCCCATCATCTACGCGCCCATGCACCTGGGCGGCCGCTACCTCGTCGACGGCGGCCTGGTGGACCCCGTGCCCGTGCGGGTCGCCGCCGAGCTGGGCGCCGACCTCCTGGTGGCCGTCAACCTCACCTTGCCCGCCGCCGCGCGCAACCCGCGCCGCCGCCAGCAAGGCTTGCTGGAGGCGTCTCTGGAGCTGGATTTCGCGCGCCTGCGCGAGCTCACCTTGCCCGCGGCCCTGCAGGCCCCCAACATGCTGCAGGTCTTCAACCAGACCCTGCACACCATGGAGTACGAGATCGCGCGCACGCGCATGGAGTTCGCGCACGTGGCCATCCAGCCCGACCTCAGCGCCTTCCTCTGGACCGAGACCCACCGCAGCCGGGAGATCATCCGCGCCGGGGAGCGCGTCGCCGAGCAGTACGTCCCCCAGATCAAGGCCCTGCTGCCCTTCTTCACCCAGCTGGGCAAGGTCCCCCGCCGGCCCTCGAGCCCTTTGCAGCCCTGA
- a CDS encoding type II toxin-antitoxin system RelE/ParE family toxin, whose translation MSFMDIGPIAVYYYQTSSGRCPFKEWLESLDQQIQQIIDARLTRVRRGLLGQARDLGGGLWELKFDVGPGYRIYYGRVGKAIVILLHAGRKKGQTSDIDTARGYWADYQRRT comes from the coding sequence ATGAGCTTCATGGACATCGGCCCAATAGCCGTCTACTACTACCAAACAAGCTCCGGGCGGTGCCCATTCAAGGAATGGCTCGAATCGCTAGACCAGCAGATTCAACAGATCATAGATGCCCGGCTGACACGAGTCCGACGAGGCCTTCTGGGCCAGGCTCGCGACCTCGGCGGCGGCCTATGGGAACTGAAGTTCGATGTGGGACCAGGCTACCGGATTTATTACGGTCGGGTTGGGAAGGCCATCGTTATTCTGCTTCATGCCGGGCGCAAAAAGGGGCAGACGAGCGACATTGATACCGCCAGGGGATATTGGGCGGATTACCAGAGGAGGACCTAA
- a CDS encoding class A beta-lactamase-related serine hydrolase: MLRRPTRVGGSGSLKWRPDGTRLTVEELLIHMINESDNTATAMLIDALGLGYVQRQFPRMGLLYTGIYPEGMSIKGGRVAHENYTTAREMTMLLEKIYRGEAVDKYSSSVMLDILKKPKAVPSRLAKGLPAGWEIAHKTGLLRMACHDSAIFFTPQGDYAMTVLTGQNRSYQAAKDFISRLGHVTFRYYIGAERLARRNHRLRQPASRSAS, translated from the coding sequence ATGCTGCGCCGGCCGACACGGGTGGGCGGCTCCGGGAGCCTGAAGTGGCGGCCCGACGGCACCCGCCTGACCGTGGAGGAGCTCCTCATCCACATGATCAACGAGTCGGACAACACGGCCACCGCCATGCTCATCGACGCCCTGGGGCTGGGCTATGTCCAGCGGCAGTTCCCCCGGATGGGATTGCTCTACACCGGCATCTATCCTGAGGGCATGAGCATCAAGGGCGGCCGGGTGGCGCATGAGAACTACACGACCGCCCGCGAGATGACCATGCTCCTGGAGAAGATCTACCGCGGCGAGGCGGTCGATAAATACTCGAGCTCGGTCATGCTGGACATCCTCAAGAAGCCCAAGGCCGTCCCGTCCCGCCTGGCCAAGGGCCTGCCCGCGGGCTGGGAGATCGCGCACAAGACGGGACTGCTGCGCATGGCCTGCCACGACTCGGCCATCTTCTTCACCCCTCAGGGCGACTACGCGATGACGGTGCTCACGGGACAGAACCGCAGCTACCAGGCGGCCAAGGATTTCATCAGCCGATTGGGCCACGTCACCTTCCGCTACTACATCGGCGCCGAGCGCCTGGCGCGCCGCAACCACCGCCTGCGCCAGCCCGCTTCAAGGTCCGCGTCATGA
- a CDS encoding NUDIX hydrolase translates to MPPSKKPDYFFPDPGLVEKRISLNPVYKGRAVAFHVDTVRLPDGKTATREYLHHHGAVGVLPFLDKDTVVLVRQYRYPVGLVTLEMPAGKLDPGESQLTCIKRELREETGYTAKRIRHLIDYWPTCAFSDELLRLYIADGLKPGKGSPDHDEFIEAVAIPYKEALKLVWDGRIKDSKTVIALIAARRFF, encoded by the coding sequence ATGCCCCCCTCCAAAAAGCCCGACTACTTCTTCCCCGACCCCGGCCTCGTGGAAAAACGCATCAGCCTCAACCCCGTGTACAAAGGCCGCGCCGTCGCCTTCCACGTCGACACGGTGCGCCTGCCCGACGGCAAGACCGCCACCCGCGAGTACCTCCACCACCACGGCGCGGTCGGCGTCCTGCCATTTTTGGACAAAGACACCGTCGTCCTCGTCCGCCAGTACCGCTATCCCGTCGGCCTGGTCACCTTGGAGATGCCCGCCGGCAAGCTCGATCCCGGCGAGAGCCAGCTCACCTGCATCAAACGCGAGCTGCGCGAGGAGACCGGCTACACGGCCAAGCGCATCCGCCACCTCATCGACTACTGGCCCACCTGCGCTTTTTCCGATGAGCTCCTGCGCCTCTACATCGCCGACGGCCTCAAGCCCGGCAAAGGCTCCCCCGACCACGACGAGTTCATCGAGGCCGTCGCCATCCCCTACAAAGAAGCCCTCAAGCTCGTCTGGGACGGCCGCATCAAGGACTCCAAGACCGTCATCGCCCTCATCGCCGCGCGCCGCTTCTTCTAG
- a CDS encoding putative addiction module antidote protein: MKQNAVGRIAKRASGVSLSKSYREWLLKSLRDPSDALMYLDAAMEDEDKRVFLLALRDVAQAQGGMVSLSRRSSLNRENLYRALSLGGNPSFLGLGAILNALGFRLAVKPLRA, translated from the coding sequence ATGAAGCAAAACGCTGTTGGACGAATCGCAAAGAGGGCTTCGGGGGTTTCTCTGAGCAAGAGCTATCGTGAATGGCTACTGAAGTCTTTGAGGGACCCGAGCGATGCGCTGATGTATCTTGATGCAGCGATGGAAGATGAGGACAAGAGGGTCTTCCTCTTGGCCTTGCGGGATGTGGCGCAGGCGCAGGGCGGGATGGTGTCGCTGTCGCGGCGCTCGTCGCTGAACCGGGAGAACCTCTATCGGGCGCTCTCTTTGGGCGGCAATCCGAGCTTCTTGGGGCTGGGCGCGATCCTCAATGCGCTGGGCTTCCGGCTGGCGGTGAAGCCCTTACGCGCCTGA
- a CDS encoding HAMP domain-containing sensor histidine kinase, producing MEQSQYELIRRIASVVGHELRNPLAVINNSAYFVKTKLGAVGQKDPKVEKHLGIIASEIARADRLISDILRFSRALEVKLAPTGLTAVVEAALKDCVVPDGVKVKREKPKSEATVQADAAALAEAVRRILDNALEAAGPAGTVTVSWGARGGDAFVEVRDTGPGIKPEDLAKVLHPFFTTKPRGLGLGLAMAEKIAAAHGGRVEAKNSPGGGAALTVTLPKA from the coding sequence ATGGAACAGTCACAATACGAGCTCATCCGCCGCATCGCCTCGGTCGTGGGGCACGAACTGCGCAACCCCCTGGCCGTCATCAACAACTCCGCCTACTTCGTCAAGACCAAGCTGGGCGCCGTGGGGCAGAAGGACCCCAAGGTGGAGAAGCACCTGGGCATCATCGCCTCGGAGATCGCCCGGGCCGACCGCCTCATCTCGGATATCCTGCGCTTCTCCCGCGCCCTGGAGGTCAAGCTCGCGCCGACCGGCCTGACCGCGGTCGTGGAGGCCGCGCTCAAGGACTGCGTCGTCCCGGACGGGGTCAAGGTCAAGCGCGAGAAGCCCAAGTCCGAGGCGACGGTCCAGGCCGACGCCGCGGCGCTGGCCGAGGCCGTGCGCCGCATCCTGGACAACGCTCTTGAGGCCGCGGGCCCGGCCGGGACCGTGACCGTCTCCTGGGGGGCGCGCGGCGGCGACGCCTTCGTAGAGGTCCGCGACACCGGCCCCGGGATCAAGCCCGAGGATCTGGCCAAGGTGCTGCATCCCTTCTTCACCACCAAGCCGCGCGGCCTGGGCCTGGGCCTGGCCATGGCGGAGAAGATCGCGGCCGCGCACGGCGGCCGCGTCGAGGCCAAGAACAGCCCCGGCGGCGGAGCGGCCCTGACCGTGACCTTGCCCAAGGCATGA
- the trpD gene encoding anthranilate phosphoribosyltransferase gives MSGALSDALEAVLGGGTLPLQRARRAMGAVLGGGATPSQTGAFIGALALRGPTCDEIVGFSQAVRELGLKAPVSREPLLETCGTGAAGAFNISTTVAFIAAGAGAAVAKQVSRSAGKRCGSADVLEALGVRADMPAPLAARCVEEAGVGFFLSSLFHPALDSVRLLRRELAVHTVFDLLEPLANPAGATQQLLGVYSATLVPMLARALQALGSQSAMVVSSRDGLDELSLAAPAVVARLRGGRIEEYEVDAATLGFKPACNADLAGGDAAANARILLGILRGERGPAFDVALLNAAAALMVAGRAADFKEGLARAAESVDSCRALQALEAVRKLSAP, from the coding sequence ATGAGCGGCGCCCTCTCGGACGCCCTGGAGGCCGTGCTCGGCGGCGGGACCTTGCCGCTGCAGCGCGCCCGCCGCGCCATGGGCGCCGTGCTCGGCGGCGGCGCCACGCCGTCACAGACCGGCGCCTTCATCGGCGCCTTGGCGCTGCGCGGCCCGACCTGCGACGAGATCGTAGGCTTCAGCCAGGCCGTGCGCGAACTGGGCCTGAAGGCTCCGGTCTCGCGAGAGCCGCTCCTGGAGACCTGCGGCACCGGGGCCGCCGGAGCCTTCAACATCTCCACCACCGTGGCGTTCATAGCGGCCGGCGCGGGCGCGGCCGTGGCCAAGCAGGTCAGCCGTTCCGCCGGGAAGCGCTGCGGTTCGGCCGACGTCCTGGAGGCTCTGGGCGTGCGCGCGGATATGCCGGCGCCGCTGGCCGCGCGCTGCGTCGAGGAAGCCGGCGTGGGCTTCTTCCTCTCCAGCCTGTTCCACCCGGCGCTCGACTCGGTCCGGCTCCTGCGCCGGGAGCTGGCGGTGCACACGGTCTTCGACCTCCTGGAACCCCTGGCCAACCCGGCCGGAGCCACCCAGCAGCTCCTGGGCGTCTATTCCGCGACCTTGGTGCCCATGCTCGCCCGGGCGCTCCAGGCCTTGGGCAGCCAATCCGCCATGGTGGTGAGCTCCCGCGACGGCCTCGACGAGCTGTCTTTGGCCGCTCCCGCGGTGGTCGCGCGCCTGCGCGGCGGCCGCATCGAGGAATACGAGGTGGACGCCGCGACCTTGGGATTCAAGCCCGCCTGCAACGCCGACCTCGCCGGCGGCGACGCGGCCGCCAACGCGCGCATCCTGCTGGGCATACTCAGGGGAGAGCGCGGCCCGGCCTTCGACGTGGCCCTTCTCAACGCCGCCGCGGCCCTCATGGTGGCGGGCCGGGCCGCGGACTTCAAAGAGGGGCTGGCCCGGGCGGCGGAATCGGTGGACAGCTGCCGGGCGCTGCAAGCCCTGGAGGCCGTCCGGAAGCTGAGCGCCCCGTGA
- a CDS encoding glycosyltransferase family 39 protein, with amino-acid sequence MDRFLIHSYFYILLFESCSFLAIVFLCRGLIAEIFKVVSRRAWILLSVIFLSGALLRSTGPHLYETYFDGYEYAVSTRAMVQDRQFGTCYLRVAGVCLQRSLPTHPPSSNFLYALLMMVLGDTQGDFFNAIVIVGSLSILLVFPGAFLLFGKESIALWSAFILAVLPIHIKLSSAGMLEIGEVFYAMLALFSLLLWKEERSRRTILLVAFSTLLLVQSRAEAVLFLLLVPLFAYWLTFKRLRDRIQPTRLDIAFALLFCLLLVPEAYYVCCVTPRFSSFGVARSIKGFSIAHLVDNIGPNVSFYLDDRYHPVVLSALAMIGGASLFLTRPGAGRGALLLLSSWFFSFSGLFLLFGPHWGAYENGESQHYALISYVPLILCAAAGSAAVVAASRRYRIALAAGLGILILADVHGVYGRYVKAFSQTTPGLIVEYYFANHLSKVLPKDSFIVTINPSVVFAGTDSAGVDLFRFLKDSEAVYREAPRERYHYYFFWNSWCQVLLQNGSDACNDFRRSHPMALLQAPGPEEFVRSVEAGEDPFREVPASPPQPLRPR; translated from the coding sequence GTGGACCGATTCCTGATCCATTCCTATTTCTACATCCTGCTGTTCGAGTCGTGCTCGTTCCTGGCCATTGTTTTCCTATGTAGAGGCCTCATCGCCGAGATCTTCAAAGTCGTTTCCAGAAGGGCCTGGATACTCTTATCGGTGATCTTCCTTTCGGGCGCCTTATTGAGAAGCACGGGGCCCCATCTGTACGAGACCTATTTCGATGGCTACGAATACGCGGTCTCGACCCGGGCGATGGTCCAGGACAGGCAATTCGGCACTTGCTACCTGAGAGTCGCCGGCGTCTGTCTTCAGAGATCGCTGCCCACCCATCCGCCGTCCTCCAATTTCCTCTATGCGCTGCTGATGATGGTCTTGGGCGATACCCAGGGGGACTTCTTCAATGCCATCGTCATCGTGGGCTCGCTCTCCATCCTGCTGGTCTTCCCGGGCGCCTTCCTGCTCTTCGGCAAGGAAAGCATCGCGCTGTGGTCCGCTTTCATCCTCGCCGTGCTGCCCATCCACATCAAGCTGTCATCGGCGGGCATGCTCGAAATAGGAGAGGTCTTCTACGCCATGCTGGCGCTGTTCTCGCTCCTGCTGTGGAAAGAGGAGAGGAGCCGTCGGACCATCCTGCTGGTCGCCTTCTCCACGCTCTTGCTGGTCCAGAGCCGGGCTGAGGCGGTCCTTTTCCTGCTCCTGGTGCCGCTCTTCGCCTACTGGCTCACATTCAAAAGGCTCCGGGACCGGATCCAGCCGACCCGTCTGGACATCGCTTTCGCTCTGCTGTTCTGTCTCCTGCTGGTCCCGGAAGCCTATTATGTGTGCTGCGTGACCCCCAGGTTCAGCTCTTTCGGCGTGGCCAGGAGCATCAAGGGCTTCTCCATCGCCCATCTCGTCGACAACATCGGACCCAACGTCTCGTTCTATCTTGACGACCGCTACCATCCCGTCGTGCTCTCCGCGCTGGCCATGATCGGAGGTGCCTCTCTCTTCTTGACCAGGCCAGGAGCGGGCCGGGGCGCGCTGCTGCTGCTGTCATCGTGGTTCTTCTCGTTCTCCGGCCTCTTCCTTCTCTTCGGACCCCATTGGGGGGCCTACGAGAACGGCGAATCCCAGCATTACGCGCTCATCTCATATGTGCCGCTCATCCTGTGCGCCGCTGCGGGCAGCGCTGCCGTCGTCGCCGCGTCGCGCCGGTATAGGATCGCCCTGGCCGCGGGCCTGGGCATCCTGATCCTGGCGGACGTCCACGGCGTCTATGGAAGATACGTCAAGGCCTTCAGCCAGACGACGCCGGGGCTGATCGTGGAATACTACTTCGCGAACCATCTCTCCAAGGTCCTTCCCAAGGACAGCTTCATCGTCACGATCAATCCCAGCGTCGTGTTCGCCGGTACCGATAGCGCAGGCGTCGACCTGTTCCGTTTCCTGAAGGATAGCGAGGCCGTCTACCGGGAAGCTCCTCGGGAGAGATATCACTACTATTTCTTCTGGAACAGCTGGTGCCAAGTCCTCCTGCAGAACGGCTCCGACGCCTGCAACGATTTCAGGAGGAGTCATCCCATGGCGCTGCTCCAGGCTCCCGGGCCGGAGGAATTCGTCCGGTCCGTCGAGGCTGGCGAAGACCCGTTCCGGGAGGTGCCGGCTTCCCCGCCGCAGCCCCTCAGGCCGCGTTGA
- the fumC gene encoding class II fumarate hydratase, whose product MSKTRVEKDSFGEIAVPADRYWGAQTQRALAHFQAGAGADLMPGEMVRSMALVKKAAAQANAELGLLPAGLAKLIVEACDEVIAGKFDGHFPLSVWQSGSGTQSNMNLNEVVARRAGELAGAAVHPNDHVNMSQSTNDVFPTAMHVAAVAALQDGLLPALRGLLETLRGKAEQFRGVVKIGRTHLMDAVPLTLGQEISGWCAMLDNGIQRVELALPGLHELALGGTAVGTGLNTRPGFADLAAFRVAQLTGRPFVSAPNKFEALAGADALVFAHAALKSAAVSLIKIANDVRWLASGPRAGLAELRLPANEPGSSIMPGKVNPTQCEALLMVCWQVLGHDAAVTAAGASGSLELNTAKPLIIRDFLESARLLAAALRGFDEHCCRGLEPDRERIAELTAASLMLVTALSPRIGYDAAARIARLAHAERLTLKEAALKLKLLTAEQFDAWVRPEEMIGPTP is encoded by the coding sequence ATGAGCAAGACCCGCGTCGAGAAAGACAGCTTCGGCGAGATCGCGGTCCCGGCGGACCGCTACTGGGGCGCCCAGACCCAGCGCGCCCTGGCGCATTTCCAGGCCGGGGCCGGCGCGGACCTCATGCCCGGCGAGATGGTCCGCTCCATGGCCCTGGTCAAGAAGGCCGCGGCCCAGGCCAACGCGGAGCTGGGCCTGCTCCCCGCGGGCCTGGCCAAGCTCATCGTGGAGGCCTGCGACGAGGTCATCGCGGGGAAGTTCGACGGTCATTTCCCCCTCTCCGTCTGGCAGTCCGGCTCCGGCACCCAGTCCAACATGAACCTCAACGAAGTCGTGGCCCGACGGGCCGGAGAGTTGGCGGGCGCGGCCGTGCACCCCAACGACCACGTCAACATGTCCCAGAGCACCAACGACGTGTTCCCCACGGCCATGCACGTGGCCGCCGTCGCGGCGCTCCAGGACGGCCTGCTGCCCGCCCTGCGCGGCCTGCTGGAGACCCTGCGCGGCAAGGCCGAGCAGTTCCGCGGCGTGGTCAAGATCGGCCGCACCCACCTCATGGACGCCGTGCCCCTCACCCTCGGCCAGGAGATCTCCGGCTGGTGCGCGATGCTCGACAACGGCATCCAGCGCGTGGAGCTGGCCCTTCCCGGCCTTCATGAGCTGGCGCTCGGCGGCACCGCCGTGGGCACCGGCCTCAACACCCGGCCCGGCTTCGCGGACCTCGCCGCTTTCCGCGTGGCCCAGCTCACCGGCCGGCCCTTCGTCAGCGCCCCCAACAAGTTCGAAGCCCTCGCCGGCGCCGACGCTCTGGTCTTCGCGCACGCGGCGCTCAAGTCCGCCGCCGTCTCGCTCATCAAGATCGCCAACGACGTGCGCTGGCTGGCCTCCGGGCCGCGCGCGGGCTTGGCGGAGCTGCGCCTGCCCGCCAACGAGCCCGGCTCCTCCATCATGCCCGGCAAGGTCAACCCGACCCAGTGCGAAGCTCTGCTCATGGTCTGCTGGCAGGTGCTGGGCCATGACGCCGCGGTCACCGCCGCCGGCGCCTCCGGTAGCCTCGAGCTCAACACGGCCAAGCCCCTCATCATCCGCGACTTCCTGGAGTCGGCGCGCCTGCTGGCCGCGGCCCTGCGCGGCTTCGACGAGCATTGCTGCCGGGGGCTGGAGCCCGACCGCGAGCGCATCGCGGAGCTCACCGCCGCCAGCCTCATGCTGGTCACGGCGCTGAGCCCCCGCATCGGCTACGACGCCGCGGCCCGGATCGCGCGGCTGGCCCATGCCGAGCGTCTCACTCTGAAGGAAGCCGCCCTGAAGCTCAAACTCCTGACCGCCGAGCAGTTCGACGCCTGGGTCAGGCCCGAGGAGATGATCGGACCGACACCCTGA
- a CDS encoding phosphoribosylanthranilate isomerase — MRVKVCGLTRVQDVRLACGLGAWAIGVVFGPGRRHVQLRHARRLCAAAAPGVLKVGVFHGCPRRDIILTIRDCGLDAVELRGGETPEGCAGYPVPVFKAVRHSRGMELADLKSYVVEHLRLAPAGGEGAGPESLRECWQFAARARGFSVILAGGLTPGNVAEAAAAAKPYAVEVCSGAEREPGVKDPRLLRAFFNAA, encoded by the coding sequence ATGCGCGTCAAGGTCTGCGGCCTCACCCGCGTCCAGGACGTGCGCCTGGCTTGCGGCCTGGGCGCCTGGGCCATAGGCGTCGTCTTCGGCCCCGGCCGCCGGCACGTGCAGTTGCGCCATGCCCGCCGGCTCTGCGCGGCGGCCGCCCCCGGCGTCCTCAAGGTGGGGGTCTTCCATGGGTGCCCCCGCCGGGACATCATCCTGACCATCCGGGACTGCGGTCTCGACGCGGTGGAGCTGCGCGGCGGCGAGACCCCCGAGGGATGCGCAGGCTATCCGGTGCCGGTCTTCAAGGCCGTCCGCCACAGCCGGGGCATGGAGCTCGCGGACCTCAAGAGCTACGTGGTCGAGCATCTGCGCCTCGCGCCGGCGGGAGGGGAGGGAGCCGGGCCTGAGTCCCTGCGGGAATGCTGGCAGTTCGCGGCTCGCGCCCGCGGCTTCTCGGTCATCCTGGCCGGCGGACTCACCCCGGGCAACGTCGCCGAGGCCGCGGCCGCGGCCAAGCCCTATGCGGTGGAGGTCTGCTCCGGTGCGGAGCGCGAGCCCGGCGTCAAGGACCCCCGTCTGCTGCGGGCCTTCTTCAACGCGGCCTGA
- a CDS encoding putative addiction module antidote protein: MKPAVSYHDDLLRRLKDPKYAVGYLNACLEEDDEGAFLLAVRDVAHVHGGLRQLAKKAGLNREHLFRMLSKSGNPRLHSLKPLIQALGFKLVLKPA, encoded by the coding sequence ATGAAACCGGCTGTCAGTTATCACGATGATCTGCTCCGTCGGCTAAAGGACCCAAAATATGCCGTCGGCTACCTGAACGCGTGTCTCGAAGAAGATGACGAAGGGGCATTCCTGCTCGCCGTCCGCGATGTCGCCCACGTCCATGGTGGGCTCCGGCAACTGGCCAAGAAAGCGGGGCTCAACAGAGAGCATCTGTTCAGAATGCTGTCAAAGAGTGGCAACCCCAGACTCCATAGCCTGAAGCCACTCATTCAAGCCTTGGGGTTCAAGCTGGTCCTCAAGCCTGCCTGA